A part of Luteolibacter flavescens genomic DNA contains:
- a CDS encoding Bax inhibitor-1/YccA family protein, with product MNSSFNPYAVGPVAEAPLETRTDFVRKTYYHLAGAILAFAALEAVLLAIVPPEAVFGWLSSGKFNMLLVLGAFMGASYIANKWAYSSTSKSTQYLGLGLYVVAQAAIFLPMLLFAKLYDPMAIGKAGVVTGGLVLGLTAIAFTTKKDFTFLGGALKIGGIVAIGLVVSAILFGFGLGTWFSVGMIVLAAGSILYTTSAMLYHYSPGQHVAASLSLFASVATMFYYVLRLFMSRD from the coding sequence ATGAATTCCTCCTTCAATCCCTATGCCGTCGGTCCGGTGGCGGAGGCGCCGCTGGAAACGCGGACGGACTTCGTGCGGAAGACCTACTACCACCTTGCAGGTGCCATCCTCGCCTTCGCCGCGCTTGAGGCGGTGCTCCTGGCCATCGTCCCGCCGGAAGCCGTCTTCGGCTGGCTCAGCTCAGGCAAATTCAACATGTTGCTGGTCCTCGGCGCCTTCATGGGTGCCTCCTACATCGCCAACAAGTGGGCCTACAGCAGCACCTCGAAGAGCACCCAGTATCTGGGTCTCGGCCTCTACGTCGTGGCGCAGGCCGCGATCTTCCTGCCGATGCTGCTTTTCGCAAAGCTTTATGACCCGATGGCCATCGGCAAGGCGGGCGTCGTCACCGGCGGCCTCGTTCTCGGCCTGACCGCGATCGCCTTCACCACCAAGAAGGACTTCACCTTCCTCGGCGGTGCGCTGAAAATCGGCGGTATCGTCGCGATCGGTCTGGTTGTTTCCGCGATCCTCTTCGGCTTCGGTCTCGGCACCTGGTTCTCGGTCGGCATGATCGTCCTGGCGGCAGGCTCGATCCTCTACACGACGAGTGCGATGCTCTATCACTACTCGCCCGGCCAGCACGTCGCCGCCTCGCTCTCGCTCTTCGCAAGCGTCGCGACCATGTTCTACTACGTGCTCCGGTTGTTCATGAGCCGCGATTGA
- the fdhD gene encoding formate dehydrogenase accessory sulfurtransferase FdhD: MDKHVMATDAEGAEVPDQVVIEEPLQIVIDGHPVAVTMRTPGHDADLALGFLLTEGVIRSREDVRKIDTDSRDNHALVFLADSAEVDLQKLTRHVFSASSCGVCGKATIEAVTTQRPPLPESMLFSPEVLLAAPEKLREAQSVFARTGGLHAAGIFAADGNPQVIREDIGRHNAVDKVLGHAVEAGWNLSQSFLLVSGRVSFEIMQKALAGGIPLVAALSAPSSLAVDFAERSNQALVAFLRPPKFRVFAGKLAR, encoded by the coding sequence ATGGACAAGCACGTGATGGCCACGGACGCGGAGGGCGCGGAAGTTCCCGATCAGGTCGTGATCGAGGAGCCCCTGCAGATCGTGATCGATGGCCACCCGGTCGCGGTCACCATGCGCACGCCGGGCCACGATGCGGACCTCGCGCTCGGCTTCCTGCTGACGGAGGGCGTCATCCGCTCCCGAGAGGATGTGCGGAAGATCGACACGGACTCCCGCGACAATCACGCGCTGGTCTTCCTCGCTGACTCCGCAGAGGTGGATCTGCAGAAGCTGACGCGCCACGTCTTCAGCGCCTCATCCTGCGGGGTCTGCGGGAAGGCGACCATCGAGGCGGTGACGACGCAGCGCCCGCCCCTCCCCGAAAGCATGCTCTTTTCCCCGGAGGTGCTGCTGGCCGCACCGGAAAAGCTGCGCGAGGCACAGTCCGTCTTCGCCCGCACGGGAGGACTACATGCCGCGGGAATTTTCGCTGCCGACGGGAACCCGCAGGTGATCCGAGAGGACATCGGCCGGCACAACGCGGTGGACAAGGTGCTGGGACACGCTGTCGAAGCCGGGTGGAATTTATCACAAAGTTTCCTATTGGTGTCCGGACGCGTATCTTTCGAGATCATGCAAAAGGCGCTCGCGGGTGGCATCCCGCTGGTAGCCGCGCTCTCCGCTCCCTCCTCGCTGGCAGTGGATTTCGCCGAGCGCTCGAATCAAGCACTGGTGGCCTTCCTGCGGCCGCCGAAGTTCCGCGTCTTCGCCGGGAAGCTGGCCCGCTGA
- a CDS encoding fused DSP-PTPase phosphatase/NAD kinase-like protein → MIRKAPIALAVALLLASCAGTPNLHRVDEKVWRSGQPGRSHFRDLQKEGIGEVLCLRRWHSDKEEAGKSLKLHHVRMRAGEIRDEDIVEALRIMVSAEKPLLVHCFHGADRTGVVIAMYRMVVQDWSRERAIAELTDEAHGHHAKVFPNIREYLETVDVARIRREVYRPQTGSSNPVR, encoded by the coding sequence ATGATTCGGAAAGCCCCGATTGCCCTGGCCGTGGCGCTGCTGCTCGCCTCATGCGCCGGCACGCCGAACCTGCACCGGGTGGATGAGAAGGTGTGGCGGTCCGGCCAGCCCGGGCGTTCGCATTTCCGCGACTTACAGAAGGAGGGGATCGGCGAGGTGCTGTGCCTGCGCCGCTGGCACTCGGACAAGGAAGAGGCGGGCAAAAGCCTGAAGCTCCATCACGTCCGCATGAGGGCCGGCGAGATCCGCGACGAGGACATCGTGGAGGCGCTGCGGATCATGGTGTCCGCGGAGAAGCCGCTGCTGGTCCACTGCTTCCACGGGGCGGACCGCACCGGGGTGGTCATCGCGATGTATCGCATGGTCGTGCAGGATTGGTCGCGGGAGCGGGCCATTGCCGAGCTGACTGACGAGGCCCACGGCCACCACGCCAAGGTCTTCCCGAATATCCGGGAATACCTTGAGACCGTGGACGTGGCGAGGATCCGGCGGGAAGTCTACCGGCCTCAGACCGGCAGCTCGAATCCCGTCCGGTAG
- a CDS encoding Gfo/Idh/MocA family protein — MNRRFFLHTSAFAGTWSMLSPLARAQGANEDLRLAVIGFKGRGMNHIDNALKTKGVRLVALCDCDAKVLAAGKDKLEKQNVKVATYEDYRKLCEAKDIDAVVIATPNHTHALIAVTAAANGKHVYVEKPVSHNVWEGRVLADAQAKYGKIIHHGFQRRSETSWAEAFAWLKEGNLGKLKLARGFCYKPRPSIGKVNGPQKPPAEVNYDLWCGPRPTDPPRRKQFHYDWHWQSPYGNGDLGNQGPHQLDVCRWALGDPKELPPTVLSCGGRFAHDDDGDVANTQVVFLGYHPVPIVFEVRGLPKKGVDFKSGMDSYKGQQVGNLIEYEGGWLSGGHDGKCQMFDTEGKQLRSFQGGRSHFGTWVDAIRAGKQDARHSAENGHLSSALAHIGNISWDLGTPASPGEVKEAFSNAAAAEAVERMAAHLAANNVDLAKQKIRLGASLAMSGEKFTGTHADKANALLKGSYRTGFELPV, encoded by the coding sequence ATGAACCGCCGCTTTTTCCTCCATACCTCGGCCTTCGCCGGCACGTGGTCGATGCTCTCACCGCTGGCCCGCGCCCAAGGGGCGAACGAGGACCTGCGCCTGGCCGTGATCGGCTTCAAGGGCCGGGGGATGAACCACATCGACAACGCCCTGAAGACGAAGGGCGTCCGCCTCGTCGCGCTCTGCGACTGCGACGCGAAGGTGCTGGCCGCAGGAAAGGACAAGCTGGAGAAGCAGAACGTCAAGGTCGCGACCTACGAGGACTATCGCAAGCTGTGCGAGGCGAAGGACATCGACGCCGTGGTGATCGCCACGCCGAACCACACCCACGCGCTGATCGCCGTGACCGCCGCGGCGAATGGCAAGCACGTCTATGTGGAGAAGCCCGTCTCGCACAACGTGTGGGAAGGCCGCGTGCTCGCCGACGCGCAGGCGAAGTATGGGAAGATCATCCACCACGGCTTCCAGCGCCGCTCGGAGACCTCTTGGGCCGAGGCATTCGCGTGGCTGAAAGAGGGGAATCTCGGCAAGCTGAAGCTCGCACGCGGCTTTTGCTACAAGCCCCGCCCGTCCATCGGCAAGGTGAACGGCCCGCAGAAGCCGCCCGCCGAGGTGAACTACGACCTGTGGTGCGGCCCGCGCCCGACCGACCCGCCGCGCCGGAAGCAATTCCACTACGACTGGCACTGGCAGTCCCCGTATGGCAACGGCGACCTGGGCAACCAGGGACCACACCAGCTCGACGTCTGCCGCTGGGCGCTGGGCGACCCGAAGGAATTGCCGCCGACCGTGCTGTCCTGCGGCGGCCGCTTCGCCCACGATGACGATGGCGACGTGGCAAACACGCAGGTCGTCTTCCTCGGCTACCACCCCGTGCCGATCGTCTTCGAGGTGCGCGGCTTGCCCAAAAAGGGCGTGGATTTCAAATCGGGCATGGACTCCTACAAGGGCCAACAGGTGGGAAACCTGATCGAGTACGAGGGCGGCTGGCTTTCCGGCGGCCACGACGGGAAGTGCCAGATGTTTGACACCGAGGGTAAGCAGCTCCGGTCCTTCCAGGGCGGGCGCTCGCACTTCGGCACCTGGGTGGACGCCATCCGCGCCGGGAAACAGGACGCGCGCCACTCCGCCGAGAATGGCCACCTCTCGTCCGCGCTGGCCCACATCGGGAACATCTCCTGGGACCTCGGCACCCCCGCCTCGCCGGGCGAGGTGAAGGAGGCCTTCTCAAACGCCGCAGCCGCCGAGGCCGTGGAGCGCATGGCCGCCCACCTCGCGGCGAACAACGTAGACCTGGCCAAGCAGAAGATCCGCCTGGGAGCCTCCCTCGCCATGAGCGGCGAGAAATTCACCGGCACCCATGCGGACAAGGCGAATGCCCTGCTGAAGGGCAGCTACCGGACGGGATTCGAGCTGCCGGTCTGA
- a CDS encoding PmoA family protein produces MKRLILPLLFTAAASADEGFTIKATTEPTTVQVELDGKPFTAFHTDSKVPYLYPLLSESGATLSRRWPMDDSAKGEERDHPHHRSFWMSHGEVNGHDFWAFQFGKDPRIETKKVHGMKNDSFTVDLAWTAGGKTHLTEERTYSFKKLDDKTTLIGVSSKLTAADGDAKFGDTKEGFFALRVDRTLRQKGAQAKGHIADSEGRKDNDCWGKRSKWVAFTGPDEKDEPAVLAIFDHPSNLRFPTWWHARDYGLLAANPFGIHDFEKKDDKHLGDHVLKKGESMTFRYGVVLHHGSLESARLADHWTDFSQTP; encoded by the coding sequence ATGAAGCGCCTCATCCTGCCCCTGCTTTTCACCGCCGCGGCGTCCGCGGACGAAGGATTCACGATCAAGGCCACCACCGAACCGACAACGGTCCAGGTGGAGCTGGATGGCAAGCCCTTCACCGCCTTTCACACGGACTCTAAGGTGCCCTATCTCTACCCGCTCCTGTCCGAGTCCGGTGCGACGCTGAGCCGCCGCTGGCCGATGGATGACAGCGCGAAGGGAGAAGAGCGCGACCACCCGCACCACCGGTCCTTCTGGATGAGCCACGGCGAGGTGAACGGCCACGACTTCTGGGCCTTCCAATTCGGCAAGGACCCGCGGATCGAGACGAAGAAGGTCCACGGGATGAAGAACGACTCCTTCACCGTGGACCTCGCGTGGACCGCGGGCGGCAAGACCCACCTGACCGAGGAGCGCACGTATTCCTTCAAGAAGCTGGACGACAAGACCACGCTGATCGGCGTCTCATCGAAGCTCACCGCGGCGGATGGCGACGCGAAATTCGGCGATACGAAGGAGGGCTTCTTCGCCCTGCGCGTGGACCGCACCCTGCGCCAGAAGGGCGCCCAGGCGAAGGGCCACATCGCCGACTCCGAGGGCCGGAAGGACAACGACTGCTGGGGCAAGCGCTCGAAGTGGGTGGCCTTCACCGGCCCGGATGAAAAGGACGAGCCCGCGGTGCTCGCGATCTTCGACCACCCGTCGAATCTCCGCTTTCCCACCTGGTGGCACGCCCGCGACTACGGCCTGCTGGCGGCAAATCCCTTCGGCATCCACGACTTCGAGAAGAAGGATGACAAGCACCTCGGCGATCATGTCTTGAAGAAAGGCGAGTCGATGACATTCCGTTATGGCGTGGTCCTCCACCACGGCAGCCTGGAATCCGCCAGGCTGGCCGACCACTGGACCGACTTCTCGCAGACGCCATGA
- a CDS encoding RNA polymerase sigma factor — translation MSEFEQLVDAHYEALYRFAMSLSKNADTAADLVQQTFCIWAQKGHQLKERDKAKTWLFTTLHREFLALARKAKRYTDEELTEAVAGRMCSEEDDTERQMDGQRALELLGDLDETFRAPLALFYLQQHSYKEIAEILDVPIGTVMSRISRAKDMLRRRMTAEPSSAPKNILQLQPEALRSSHG, via the coding sequence ATGTCGGAATTCGAACAACTCGTCGATGCCCATTACGAAGCGCTCTACCGCTTCGCGATGTCGCTATCGAAAAACGCGGACACCGCGGCTGACCTCGTCCAGCAGACCTTTTGCATCTGGGCCCAGAAGGGGCACCAGCTCAAGGAGCGGGACAAGGCGAAGACCTGGCTCTTCACCACCCTGCACCGCGAATTCCTCGCCCTCGCCCGCAAGGCGAAACGCTATACCGACGAGGAACTGACCGAGGCCGTGGCGGGCAGGATGTGCTCGGAGGAAGACGACACCGAGCGCCAGATGGACGGCCAGCGCGCGCTCGAGCTGCTGGGCGACCTTGACGAAACCTTCCGCGCACCGCTCGCACTGTTTTACCTGCAACAGCATAGTTACAAGGAGATCGCCGAGATCCTCGACGTGCCGATCGGCACGGTGATGTCCCGCATCTCACGGGCAAAGGACATGCTCCGCCGCCGGATGACCGCGGAGCCTTCCAGCGCTCCGAAAAACATTCTTCAACTGCAACCTGAGGCCCTGAGATCAAGCCATGGATAA